The DNA region GACAcacttcttttcatccttttaacTCTTCATTCCTCTAACTTCAGTAAAATGAGTGCCCTCTAGGCACGGATGTGATGTTTTCTGCCAGCTTGGAAATGGGGACTATATTTCTCATTCAGACAGGAATTGGCCTCATGGGAAATATCTCCCTCTTTTGTCTTTATAACTTCACTTTGCTCACTGGACATAGTTTGAGACCCATAGACCCAATCCTCATGCAACTGGTCATCGCCAATGCCACGGTTCTTTTCTCTAAAGGCATACCACAGACACTGGCAGCTTTCGGATGGAGGTATTTCCTGGATGACACCGGATGTAAACTTGTCTTCTATTTCCACAGAGTAGGCACGGGAGTTTCCCTTAGCACCATCTGCCTCTTCAATGGCTTCCAGGCCATCAAGCTCAAGCCCAGTATCTGGAGGTGGATGGAACGCCAGATGAGAGCTCTAAGATTCATTGCCTTCTGCTGTTTCCTTTGCTGGGTTGTGCACATCTTGATAAATTCATGTATTCTTATGGTAGTAAAGGGTCCACTGAAGGAGAAGAACTTCAGTATGAGAAATAACTATGGATACTGTTCTTGGCATATGATAGAGGGTTCTGTAGGCGCATTATACACAGTCACATATTTTTCCCTTGATATTACAAGTTTAGGTTTTATGGTTTGGGCCAGTAGCACTATAGTTCTTTTCCTGTGCAGACACAAACAGCGACTCCAACACATGTGCAGCAATCGACTCTCCCCAAGACCCTCTCACGTGGTCAGAGCCACAGGCACGGTCCTGATCCTGGTAAGCGCCTTCGTTACATTCTATACAATCTACATTGTTTTGACAATTTGGTTGACTCTAGTTGCGACCCGAGGGCAGTGGATGGTGAACACCTCTGTCCTTCTGGCCACAAGTTTTCCAGCATTCAGCCCCTTTGTGCTCATTATCAAGGACACTCGTATCTCTCAGTTCTGCTTTGCCTGTAGGGCAAGGAAAACAGTTTGCTAACGTGATTGTCATTCTATGAGTCTGTTCTCAGTGGCATTCAAATATTTATCTCAACATCTGTGAATATTTTGGGGACCTCTTAAGT from Cervus elaphus chromosome 4, mCerEla1.1, whole genome shotgun sequence includes:
- the LOC122692893 gene encoding vomeronasal type-1 receptor 1, with translation MGTIFLIQTGIGLMGNISLFCLYNFTLLTGHSLRPIDPILMQLVIANATVLFSKGIPQTLAAFGWRYFLDDTGCKLVFYFHRVGTGVSLSTICLFNGFQAIKLKPSIWRWMERQMRALRFIAFCCFLCWVVHILINSCILMVVKGPLKEKNFSMRNNYGYCSWHMIEGSVGALYTVTYFSLDITSLGFMVWASSTIVLFLCRHKQRLQHMCSNRLSPRPSHVVRATGTVLILVSAFVTFYTIYIVLTIWLTLVATRGQWMVNTSVLLATSFPAFSPFVLIIKDTRISQFCFACRARKTVC